A window of the Arenibacter algicola genome harbors these coding sequences:
- a CDS encoding cation:proton antiporter has product MVELNIVNLLMVMAAAWLGGILAKRMGFPAILGELLIGIILGPALLAVLETSADLDILAEVGILFLMAYIGMEINFKDLGKASWAGLLAAVGGFVVPFALGYYTILHFGGTHIAGLFVGIAVGVTSLATKSRILVDLKLLDTRIAYVLMAGALISDTLALIIFAGIIGYVEAGSIDTAGLVWVAGKAILFFFIALLIGIYLFPLLGKLLTKAKLTSRTLLFTILIIMVLGFSELAELAGLHGILGSFVAGLFIRDSVFSRQILKDVSAVFHDISIGFLAPIFFVTAGFHVTLDVFQTDLALLILVITGAVVGKILGTTLFYLPSGYGWREGFTIGTGMNGRGAVEIIIAGIGLQMNIISQEIFSILVFMAISTTLTVPVFLTWTTNWLKKRGELVKQDARNGYLILGANPLGLYIAKQLAEQNEVILIDYNKDLVNEANAQGVKAIYGNGLREDTFEEANALNKNTFIALTGNSEINLLSAQLAYNSFYIPNRIVLVSPVENGVGLNLLEHMDASSLFANKTDMVPWSYKISTNNFEEKLEKIEKEISTRNWFKNNAKNKDILPILILDENGIKRPFHYKDIIKPKESVVYLQ; this is encoded by the coding sequence ATGGTAGAACTGAATATAGTAAACCTGTTGATGGTAATGGCCGCCGCTTGGCTTGGGGGGATTCTGGCCAAACGAATGGGTTTCCCAGCTATTTTAGGCGAACTTTTGATTGGAATAATATTGGGTCCCGCTTTGTTGGCCGTACTGGAAACTTCAGCTGACCTAGACATTTTGGCTGAAGTGGGAATACTTTTCCTTATGGCCTATATTGGCATGGAAATAAACTTTAAGGATTTGGGCAAAGCCTCATGGGCAGGCCTACTTGCTGCCGTTGGTGGATTCGTAGTTCCTTTTGCCCTTGGCTATTACACCATTTTGCATTTTGGGGGCACCCATATAGCCGGACTCTTTGTAGGTATTGCCGTTGGGGTAACTTCCTTGGCCACCAAGAGTAGAATTCTCGTAGACCTTAAACTACTGGATACCCGAATAGCCTATGTGCTTATGGCGGGCGCATTAATATCGGACACCTTGGCCCTTATCATTTTTGCCGGAATTATTGGTTATGTAGAAGCCGGGAGTATTGATACTGCAGGTCTAGTCTGGGTGGCCGGGAAGGCAATTCTATTTTTCTTCATTGCCCTTTTAATCGGTATCTATTTGTTTCCTCTTTTGGGCAAATTATTAACAAAGGCCAAGCTAACAAGCCGCACATTGCTCTTTACCATTTTGATCATCATGGTGCTGGGTTTTTCAGAATTGGCCGAACTTGCCGGGCTACATGGTATTTTGGGAAGCTTTGTGGCCGGACTTTTTATAAGGGATAGTGTATTTTCCAGGCAAATTCTCAAAGACGTTTCAGCTGTCTTTCATGATATCTCCATCGGTTTTCTAGCGCCCATTTTTTTTGTAACCGCCGGCTTTCATGTTACTTTGGATGTCTTTCAGACCGACCTGGCACTTTTGATATTGGTAATTACGGGTGCCGTGGTAGGGAAAATACTGGGAACAACACTTTTTTATCTACCCAGCGGATACGGTTGGCGCGAAGGGTTCACTATTGGTACCGGTATGAACGGAAGGGGGGCCGTAGAAATAATTATTGCAGGAATAGGTCTTCAGATGAACATTATTTCGCAGGAAATATTTTCAATATTGGTGTTTATGGCCATTTCAACTACCCTTACGGTGCCGGTGTTCCTAACTTGGACCACCAATTGGCTCAAAAAGCGCGGGGAACTGGTAAAACAGGACGCGAGAAATGGTTACCTGATACTTGGTGCAAATCCCTTGGGACTATACATAGCCAAGCAACTGGCCGAACAGAACGAAGTAATCCTCATAGATTATAACAAGGATTTAGTAAACGAAGCCAATGCCCAAGGGGTAAAAGCAATCTATGGAAACGGCCTTAGGGAGGACACGTTCGAAGAGGCGAACGCCTTAAATAAAAATACCTTTATAGCACTAACGGGCAACAGTGAAATTAATCTTCTTTCAGCACAATTGGCCTACAACTCCTTTTATATCCCGAACAGAATAGTACTGGTCTCCCCAGTTGAAAATGGGGTAGGCCTAAATCTATTGGAGCACATGGATGCCTCTTCCTTGTTTGCCAACAAAACCGATATGGTACCGTGGTCCTACAAAATAAGCACTAACAATTTTGAAGAAAAGTTAGAAAAAATAGAAAAGGAAATCTCTACAAGAAATTGGTTTAAAAACAATGCTAAAAACAAGGACATCCTACCCATTTTAATTCTGGATGAAAATGGCATAAAGCGACCATTTCATTACAAGGACATTATAAAACCTAAAGAAAGTGTTGTTTACCTCCAATAA
- a CDS encoding MBL fold metallo-hydrolase — protein MKLYPIESGNFKLDGGAMFGVVPKSIWNRTNPADSNNMIDMAARCLLIENGDRLTLIDTGMGNKQSDKFFGYYYRWGEHSLDKSLKKYGFHRDDITDVFLTHLHFDHCGGSIQWNKDRTGYEPAFKNAVFWTNEAHWQWATEPNPREKASFLKENLLPMQESGQLRFVERTENPFAEKSELDFGILFVNGHTEKQMIPHIQYMDKTLVFAADLLPTAGHIPLPYVMGYDTRPLLTLSEKALFLEKAVKDNYYLFLEHDAHNQICTLQTTDKGIRLKEIHTFAQLFE, from the coding sequence ATGAAATTATACCCTATTGAATCTGGAAATTTTAAGTTGGATGGAGGGGCCATGTTCGGTGTGGTACCAAAATCAATATGGAACAGGACCAATCCGGCAGATTCAAATAATATGATCGATATGGCCGCAAGATGTCTGTTGATAGAGAATGGCGATCGACTTACCCTAATCGATACAGGGATGGGCAATAAACAATCCGACAAATTCTTTGGGTATTATTATAGATGGGGGGAGCATTCCTTGGATAAATCCCTAAAAAAGTACGGCTTTCACAGGGATGATATTACAGACGTTTTCCTGACCCATTTACATTTCGACCATTGCGGGGGAAGCATACAATGGAACAAGGATAGAACCGGCTATGAACCCGCTTTTAAAAATGCCGTTTTTTGGACCAACGAGGCTCATTGGCAATGGGCAACAGAGCCCAATCCAAGGGAAAAGGCCTCCTTTCTTAAGGAAAACTTATTGCCCATGCAGGAAAGTGGACAGTTGCGATTTGTTGAAAGAACGGAAAACCCTTTCGCGGAAAAATCGGAATTGGATTTTGGAATTTTGTTTGTGAACGGACATACGGAAAAACAAATGATACCGCATATCCAATATATGGACAAGACTTTGGTATTTGCAGCGGACCTACTCCCCACGGCAGGCCACATTCCCCTTCCATATGTCATGGGTTATGATACCCGTCCGTTATTAACACTTTCAGAAAAGGCCCTGTTTTTGGAAAAGGCCGTGAAAGACAATTATTATCTGTTTTTGGAACACGATGCCCACAACCAAATCTGTACCCTACAAACAACGGACAAGGGAATACGTTTAAAAGAAATACATACCTTTGCCCAGCTTTTTGAATAA
- a CDS encoding S8 family peptidase: MTLTLNRTILAVSASILLYGCGSTALVSTPIENIDTLPLKISELTEAQKKNWGHTDLLTDTIPGMSVDKAYAEIIGNKKGEKVIVAVLDSGMDLTHEDLVDVLWVNKGEIAGNNKDDDNNGYIDDIHGYNFLGESYNEQLEMARIVGKKLGDASLQAKAKSDLDKDYQKALQNKGQYEQILQAVQNADEEVKELLGKDSYTKKDLTEIKTEEETMQRNVSILMQMLSIKDTIPEVLSELKDGIKHFTDQLNYNLNVDFDGRKMVGDDPYNFDDRGYGNGNPKNRVDDESHGTHVAGIIAAKRNNGLGANGVAENVEIMSIRAVPNGDEYDKDIALGIRYAVDNGAKIINGSFGKAYSPNAEWVYDAIKYAADNDVLFVHAAGNSGEDLDDPNNPNFPNDQINNGPEMADNVITVGALTSKYGSEMVASFSNYGLINVDVFAPGDDIYSTMPNNEYDFQGGTSMAAPAVAGVAALVRSFYPKLSASQVKAILLNSGLTTKSKVVVDGDASKAMDFQKISKSGKMVNAYNALIMADAVSRGKIKL; the protein is encoded by the coding sequence ATGACACTAACTTTGAACAGAACTATTTTGGCCGTGTCGGCCTCTATTTTACTTTATGGCTGTGGCAGTACTGCCCTAGTTTCCACCCCAATTGAAAATATTGATACCCTACCCCTAAAAATATCGGAATTAACCGAGGCTCAAAAAAAGAATTGGGGACACACGGATTTGCTTACCGATACTATTCCAGGGATGAGCGTGGACAAGGCCTACGCCGAAATAATCGGAAATAAAAAAGGGGAAAAAGTAATTGTGGCCGTGCTGGATTCCGGAATGGACCTTACCCATGAAGACTTAGTGGATGTCCTATGGGTAAATAAGGGAGAAATTGCAGGAAACAACAAGGATGATGACAATAATGGTTATATAGACGATATACACGGTTACAACTTTTTAGGGGAATCCTACAACGAGCAATTGGAAATGGCAAGAATTGTGGGCAAAAAATTAGGGGATGCCTCCTTACAGGCCAAGGCCAAAAGCGACCTTGACAAGGATTATCAAAAAGCCCTTCAAAACAAAGGACAGTACGAACAAATACTCCAGGCAGTCCAAAATGCAGATGAAGAGGTAAAGGAGCTTCTTGGAAAAGATAGCTATACCAAAAAAGACCTGACCGAAATTAAAACGGAAGAGGAGACCATGCAAAGAAATGTTAGTATCTTAATGCAAATGTTGAGCATAAAGGACACCATACCAGAAGTACTTTCAGAACTTAAAGATGGCATTAAACATTTTACCGATCAGCTAAACTATAATCTAAACGTAGATTTCGATGGCAGAAAAATGGTAGGGGATGATCCTTATAATTTTGACGATAGGGGCTACGGCAACGGAAATCCCAAAAACAGGGTCGATGATGAAAGTCATGGTACCCATGTTGCCGGTATTATTGCTGCAAAAAGAAATAACGGTCTTGGAGCCAACGGGGTTGCGGAAAATGTAGAAATTATGAGCATCAGGGCAGTACCCAATGGAGATGAATACGATAAGGATATTGCTTTGGGAATACGCTATGCCGTGGATAACGGAGCCAAAATTATTAACGGAAGTTTTGGAAAAGCTTACTCTCCCAATGCAGAATGGGTTTATGACGCCATTAAATACGCTGCGGACAATGATGTGCTTTTTGTTCATGCCGCAGGAAACTCCGGGGAAGATCTTGATGACCCAAATAATCCAAATTTCCCCAATGATCAAATCAACAATGGACCAGAAATGGCAGATAACGTAATAACCGTGGGCGCATTGACAAGCAAATATGGTTCCGAAATGGTTGCCTCATTTTCCAATTATGGCCTTATAAACGTAGACGTTTTTGCCCCTGGTGATGATATCTATTCCACAATGCCCAACAATGAATACGATTTTCAGGGAGGTACTTCCATGGCCGCACCTGCAGTTGCAGGAGTTGCTGCCCTTGTAAGATCTTTTTATCCAAAATTATCAGCTTCCCAAGTAAAGGCAATATTGTTGAATTCCGGACTTACCACCAAATCGAAAGTAGTGGTAGATGGTGATGCCTCAAAGGCAATGGATTTTCAAAAAATCTCAAAATCAGGTAAAATGGTCAATGCATACAATGCCTTGATTATGGCCGATGCTGTATCCAGAGGGAAAATAAAATTATAA
- a CDS encoding M1 family metallopeptidase → MEAQNNTSYWQQHVDYSMDVNVDVEKYQYSGTQKLVYTNNSPDVLSRVYYHLFFNAFQPGSEMDMRLQSIADPDGRMMADGKSRIASLSPEEMGYLRVNSLTQDNLAVSFVEEGTILVVELNKPIPAGGKTTFEMTFNGQIPLQIRRSGRNSSEGVALSMSQWYPKLAEYDFEGWHADPYIAREFHGVWGDFDVKLTLDKKYVVGGTGYLQNPEEVGHGYETPGSKIKKTKGKTLTWHFKAPMVHDFMWAADPDYLHDTLKVENGPMLHFFYKNDKEIVENWKKLQPKTAEAMQFFNKNIGDYPYEQYSVIQGGDGGMEYAMSTLITGGRNFGSLVGVMVHEMAHSWFQHVLASNESKHEWMDEGFTSFISSLCMDQIMDQKKENPFAGSYQGYYNLVASGKEQPQTTHADRYELNFAYGVAAYSKGAIFLSQLGYIIGQDKLMETLRKYYQDFKFKHPTPNDIKRTAEKVSGMELDWYLTDWTQTTNTIDYGIKAVEPDGQKTKVSLERIGLMPMPIDILVLYNDGTQETFYAPLRMMYGEKENPYPNLKRTVLQDWPWANTNYDLILDKELNNVKAIVLDPSQLMADVNEENNVWQAQE, encoded by the coding sequence ATGGAAGCACAAAACAATACTTCCTATTGGCAACAGCATGTGGATTATTCCATGGATGTGAACGTGGATGTTGAAAAATATCAATACAGCGGAACACAAAAATTGGTCTATACCAATAATTCCCCGGATGTACTCAGCCGAGTGTATTACCATCTTTTTTTCAATGCCTTTCAACCTGGCAGTGAGATGGACATGCGTTTACAAAGTATTGCTGACCCGGACGGTAGAATGATGGCAGACGGGAAAAGCAGGATTGCAAGTCTTAGCCCCGAAGAAATGGGATATCTTAGGGTTAATTCCCTAACTCAAGACAATCTAGCTGTTTCCTTTGTAGAAGAGGGAACAATTTTGGTTGTTGAATTAAATAAACCAATTCCCGCTGGTGGAAAAACCACCTTTGAAATGACCTTCAATGGGCAAATCCCTTTGCAAATAAGGCGAAGTGGTAGAAATAGCAGTGAAGGGGTAGCGCTCTCTATGAGTCAGTGGTACCCGAAATTGGCGGAATACGATTTTGAAGGCTGGCATGCCGATCCCTATATTGCCCGTGAATTTCATGGAGTATGGGGCGATTTTGATGTTAAGCTTACCTTGGACAAGAAATATGTAGTAGGGGGTACAGGGTATTTACAAAACCCTGAAGAAGTAGGTCATGGATATGAAACGCCTGGATCAAAAATAAAAAAGACAAAGGGCAAAACCCTTACTTGGCATTTTAAGGCCCCAATGGTTCACGATTTTATGTGGGCTGCAGATCCAGACTACCTTCACGATACCCTAAAGGTAGAAAATGGGCCAATGCTACATTTTTTCTATAAAAACGATAAGGAAATTGTGGAAAACTGGAAAAAACTTCAGCCAAAAACGGCCGAGGCCATGCAATTCTTCAATAAAAATATTGGCGATTATCCCTATGAGCAATACTCGGTGATACAAGGAGGCGATGGTGGTATGGAATACGCTATGAGTACCCTTATCACCGGTGGTAGAAATTTTGGAAGCCTGGTAGGGGTTATGGTGCATGAAATGGCACATTCCTGGTTCCAGCATGTGTTGGCGAGCAACGAATCCAAACACGAATGGATGGATGAGGGCTTTACCTCCTTTATCTCCAGTTTATGTATGGACCAGATCATGGACCAAAAAAAGGAAAATCCCTTTGCAGGTTCCTATCAAGGATATTACAATTTGGTGGCTTCTGGTAAAGAACAGCCCCAAACCACCCATGCCGATAGATATGAGCTAAATTTTGCCTATGGGGTTGCTGCCTACAGCAAAGGGGCTATTTTCCTATCGCAATTGGGTTATATCATAGGCCAGGATAAGCTAATGGAGACCCTGAGAAAATATTATCAGGACTTTAAATTTAAACACCCCACCCCTAACGATATAAAAAGAACCGCCGAAAAGGTCTCCGGAATGGAGTTGGACTGGTACCTTACAGATTGGACCCAAACAACAAACACTATAGATTACGGTATTAAGGCAGTAGAGCCAGATGGACAAAAAACCAAGGTAAGCTTGGAGCGAATTGGTCTTATGCCCATGCCCATAGATATTTTGGTACTGTACAATGATGGTACCCAAGAAACATTTTATGCTCCATTGCGTATGATGTATGGCGAAAAAGAGAATCCATATCCCAATTTAAAAAGAACCGTATTGCAAGATTGGCCCTGGGCAAATACCAATTACGACCTTATCTTGGATAAGGAGCTCAATAATGTTAAGGCCATTGTATTGGACCCATCCCAGCTGATGGCAGATGTAAATGAAGAAAACAATGTCTGGCAGGCCCAAGAGTAA
- a CDS encoding succinylglutamate desuccinylase/aspartoacylase family protein encodes MITIENQIGKSRTIGHLKGGNGGPTMIFFGGIHGNEPSGEEAMQEVFLGIEENEISVNGSIYGIRGNIAALLEGKRFVDRDLNRLWTDEKIEKIKAKAENELLNEDRELLCIHQVLLDILKTESGPFYFIDFHTTSSKTLPFITINDALINRKFSKLFPVPIILGIEEYLDGPLLSYINEQGYLAIGFESGQHTAKEAVENSIAFMWLSLVYGGALKRADVDGFEGYYRQLQNSAKENASFFEIIHRHPIAPGDKFLMLPGFRSFDVVNKGKILAEHNDKAVLALQKSSIFMPLYQSQGEDGFFLIRKTPKFALWLSVLLRKIRMPLLLPILPGVSWADKNKGTLLVNERTARFMAKPLFHLLGYRNRVINKGEVLMTSREATAKNKMYKGTWWYRNKKSV; translated from the coding sequence ATGATTACCATAGAGAACCAAATTGGCAAGAGCCGAACCATTGGTCATTTAAAAGGCGGCAATGGTGGCCCTACCATGATATTCTTTGGGGGTATTCATGGCAATGAGCCTTCCGGTGAGGAGGCAATGCAAGAAGTTTTCCTTGGGATCGAAGAAAATGAAATTTCTGTAAATGGCAGCATTTATGGGATTCGTGGCAACATTGCGGCACTTTTGGAAGGGAAAAGATTTGTGGATCGTGACCTAAACCGATTATGGACCGATGAAAAAATTGAAAAAATTAAGGCCAAAGCTGAAAATGAACTTCTTAACGAAGACAGGGAATTGTTATGCATTCACCAAGTCTTATTGGATATCCTGAAAACAGAATCCGGGCCTTTTTACTTTATAGATTTCCATACCACTTCCAGCAAGACCCTGCCGTTTATTACTATTAATGATGCCTTGATCAACAGGAAATTTTCAAAGCTCTTTCCAGTCCCAATAATTTTGGGGATTGAGGAGTACTTAGACGGCCCTCTACTGAGTTATATCAACGAACAGGGCTACTTGGCCATTGGTTTTGAATCTGGCCAGCATACGGCGAAGGAAGCGGTGGAAAATAGTATAGCTTTTATGTGGTTGTCCCTGGTCTATGGCGGTGCGCTTAAAAGAGCCGATGTTGATGGATTTGAAGGGTATTATCGTCAGCTTCAAAATTCGGCCAAGGAGAACGCCAGCTTTTTTGAGATAATTCACAGACATCCCATTGCACCCGGGGACAAATTTCTTATGTTGCCAGGATTCAGGAGTTTCGATGTTGTGAACAAAGGAAAAATATTGGCAGAACATAACGATAAAGCGGTATTGGCACTGCAAAAATCCAGCATTTTCATGCCTTTGTACCAAAGCCAGGGTGAGGATGGGTTTTTTCTGATTCGCAAGACGCCTAAGTTCGCCTTGTGGTTATCGGTCCTATTGAGAAAAATAAGAATGCCCCTTTTGTTACCCATTTTACCCGGGGTTTCGTGGGCCGATAAGAATAAGGGCACCTTATTGGTTAATGAAAGAACTGCCAGATTTATGGCAAAACCTCTTTTCCATCTTTTGGGGTATAGAAATAGGGTAATCAATAAAGGTGAAGTCTTAATGACCAGTAGGGAAGCTACCGCCAAGAACAAGATGTATAAAGGGACATGGTGGTATAGAAATAAAAAATCCGTTTAA